The following coding sequences lie in one Phragmites australis chromosome 8, lpPhrAust1.1, whole genome shotgun sequence genomic window:
- the LOC133927080 gene encoding uncharacterized protein LOC133927080 isoform X5, translated as MDPHPPFDHPHHRRAHPGHHYPDQHRHHYPDQHHHLAGGVGGAAPARSRYDYDSHPIQYLPSDHQQQHHHLLPRVHHPPLPPQPQPPPPPPPPPPHHHHDAPHYAALPLRAAPEPYSPPLYPPPHHQYHQQRHGSDDFRAADEIRRVPSHQHHHPQQQQQLHHQPPQLPWEEAEEERRRYAALQQRLLPPDSRKRHRCAIHDSGDIESTSSTGPPPRRQRQHLHTSYPPDDSFVYRTTTYPGYSRHEGFVAHSDCKGNRKMPTSTSTMLPGSPHSMDAGCPRRTPQKSAPARVCVWQRIEENLPVYAPPSSPRQVLKEVHISPCKTKNTGTALKELASVISLDCKVKSSDSKDSGDNAGLKKSTGKKNEKVLASVLVKPSPEPKEKERAVKKVTMKTDKVQNNVVGFTSGSLGSTACPGAGVKQVKKIFIKKIVRKISAKDKQTSTSIVSDRKDSIDVNSNACEKEEGEITTSSFEKDVIYAHNLVSTSDTTGVGNSVEADKEQNDDLMNLSKSNAASAIEPTDILDTASVSGSQHPEKEDDRSFMNSSDINAASVIKSTKVLGTTRNEHYGKEEDMDSMDSGGENAALLCGNGNSHKEEGMSVSGLMNVAVSKVMSENNAVSVDVVKDDTKDDTRPVCGSENGRREDSNILIGSNEEGELLVNNSFSSPSTAEVSVAACKDVHRKEGIILMGSSEMCVASLGDSVKASTSVTHHEKAPNTLEVSMNGNIQKKESQMPVDSSASQTIQHVEAPNTAKVFINEFVGSEVGKSPMESNEMHLGTFDNSVYTPEFVVAGGTDDSCIQELLHDEKTALNKTDLHLEVADMEFSDLSLSRNVESRIVPLDSDPMEDSSGAVILNNDVGKNTTSEAPELMHLHRAHLSPDNNLSLLHSCDFTSVSGNSEHSVPTALTLGNNIYFSSADSEGQPEENHKLMEGNQGLNVVTVAEFGNIDKRKGESGNDLINAGVQNWLTLPLAANYVNNDAAVSMDRFGLDQIVDERTSVCQDHDSMPDMDQRGSIDAFFCQGHSLKLCGSNMPQSDLLAPKERNKDVENESGIVLPGSSVSSADVLGQYSYRTRDKPIDNTKKPILISSQSAGATGGGLASSQVYVDLDHTYRSNTEDPVIESSTKPDLLPSWIKAIVSEAKKERHPCQSTLFSISSPDKLLGPKEDTKKAVSDSVVISAVISPPRMNITSSTIPKVPSKQVALPSSSREAPRLNQNARHRTWHRDNMSSSNSSLHASQPSGLPPKLPLKKNGKTQNSYIRKGNALIRNPATGNHPHSSSSLDAQNKLSRPVMLRSLNFVRKVDLNDAVAHSNISVERPKTPPLPLHTKSISCTMNLSEPLYPTLQKQQVLETEKEDSIGQVYSVVDNPSVISVQKSEPLDASKVVYVRPKSNQLVSAQGQQLGDSTNSSMDKVHSLQPSITSDLYFKKRKNQIVLGSSTSDVPSAKYMSQAENLNSGESKVLMFASSNNNITVAKDRPNKALQITNTVGSFSHVWTLSGQHPQKKPFVGTSHMKAFPRILPWKRKVFCQNIRRSYSPLLSTSSLGIVRKLLQTRKRGTIYTVSTDGFSLRKSGVLSIGGSSLKWSRSLDKDSQKINEDATLAVAEVERKKRGKRKRQSLRNKGRNDQYSVPVAANHLRNNDKASSDSRVSSTCNEYVRVNKGNQLVRNPKKVIRMLASEKVRWSLHTVRSRLAKKQQYCQFFTRFGECKKSGGKCSYIHDRAKVAICTKFLKGLCSNTSCKLTHKVLPERMPDCSYFLRGLCTNTACPYRHVKVNSNAPVCEAFLKGYCADGDECRKKHSYVCPTFEATGECPQQSRCKLHHPQKIIKSKRSRVETLHNSWGRYFDTSIDHDSEERVVSSEEERQKWEHVSGGDLADFIDLGADSDGAVDVDASDDIQLLELDSGNLKMQADNLDALIKPLGIMRTARV; from the exons ATGGATCCGCACCCGCCCTTCGACCACCCgcaccaccgccgcgcccaCCCCGGCCACCACTACCCCGACCAGCACCGCCACCACTACCCCGACCAGCACCACCACTTGGCCGGCGGTGTCGGCGGCGCTGCCCCCGCGCGGTCCAGGTACGACTACGACTCCCACCCGATCCAGTACCTCCCTTCCGACCACCAGCAACAGCACCATCACCTCCTCCCGCGCGTCCACCacccgccgctgccgccccagccccagcccccgccgccgccaccacctcccccGCCACACCACCACCACGACGCCCCACACTACGCCGCCCTCCCGCTCCGCGCCGCACCGGAACCATACTCCCCGCCGCTGTATCCCCCTCCCCACCACCAGTACCACCAACAGCGTCACGGAAGCGACGACTTCCGCGCCGCCGACGAGATCCGCCGCGTCCCCAGCCACCAACACCACCatccgcagcagcagcagcagctccatCACCAGCCGCCCCAGCTCCCATGGgaggaggctgaggaggagaggCGCCGCTATGCCGCCCTCCAGCAGCGGTTATTACCGCCCGACTCGCGGAAGAGGCACCGCTGCGCCATACACGACTCGGGTGACATCGAGAGCACCTCCAGCACTGGTCCACCTCCCCGCCGCCAGAGGCAGCACCTGCACACCAGCTACCCTCCGGATGATAGTTTTGTATATAGGACAACCACCTATCCGGGTTACAGCAGGCATGAGGGCTTCGTGGCGCACAGCGACTGTAAGGGTAACAGGAAGATGCCGACATCCACATCGACTATGCTGCCTGGCTCACCTCACTCTATGGATGCTGGGTGTCCAAGACGCACCCCGCAGAAGAGTGCCCCTGCGAGAGTGTGTGTGTGGCAGCGGATTGAGGAGAATCTCCCAGTGTATGCGCCCCCGTCTTCTCCGCGGCAGGTGCTAAAGGAAGTGCATATTTCACCCTGCAAGACGAAGAACACTGGGACTGCATTGAAGGAATTGGCCAGTGTGATTTCTCTGGATTGCAAGGTGAAGAGTTCTGATTCTAAGGATAGTGGTGATAATGCAGGATTGAAGAAGAGTACtggaaagaaaaatgagaaggtGTTGGCCTCGGTGCTTGTGAAGCCTTCACCAGAGcccaaggaaaaagaaagggcTGTTAAAAAGGTCACCATGAAGACTGATAAGGTTCAAAATAATGTTGTGGGTTTCACTAGTGGAAGTCTGGGCTCGACTGCTTGTCCTGGAGCTGGTGTGAAgcaagtgaaaaaaatattcatcaagaAGATTGTTAGGAAGATCAGTGCTAAAGATAAACAAACGAGTACTTCAATAGTCTCAGACAGGAAGGATAGTATCGATGTGAACTCAAATGCTTGTGAGAAGGAAGAAGGTGAGATCACAACGTCATCTTTTGAAAAGGATGTTATTTATGCACACAATTTGGTCAGCACTAGCGATACAACTGGTGTTGGTAATAGTGTGGAGGCTGACAAGGAACAAAATGACGACTTGATGAATCTGAGCAAAAGCAATGCTGCTTCAGCCATTGAACCTACAGATATTCTTGATACAGCAAGTGTTAGCGGGAGTCAACATCCTGAAAAAGAAGACGATAGAAGCTTCATGAATTCAAGTGATATTAATGCTGCTTCAGTCATTAAATCTACTAAAGTACTTGGTACAACTAGGAATGAGCATTATGGGAAAGAAGAGGATATGGATTCCATGGATTCAGGTGGTGAAAATGCTGCTCTTCTGTGTGGGAATGGTAACTCTCATAAGGAAGAGGGCATGTCTGTTTCAGGTTTAATGAACGTTGCAGTTTCTAAGGTTATGAGTGAAAATAATGCTGTCTCTGTGGATGTAGTTAAGGATGATACAAAAGATGATACAAGGCCAGTTTGTGGAAGTGAGAATGGCAGGAGGGAAGATAGTAATATATTGATTGGTTCAAATGAAGAAGGTGAGCTCCTTGTAAATAATTCCTTTAGTAGTCCTAGTACAGCTGAAGTTAGTGTGGCCGCGTGCAAGGATGTTCACAGAAAAGAGGGTATTATTTTGATGGGTTCAAGTGAAATGTGCGTTGCTTCTTTAGGTGACTCCGTCAAAGCTTCTACTTCTGTGACACACCATGAGAAGGCTCCTAATACATTGGAAGTTAGCATGAATGGGAATATTCAGAAGAAAGAGAGCCAGATGCCCGTTGATTCAAGTGCTTCTCAAACAATACAGCATGTAGAAGCTCCTAATACAGCTAAAGTTTTTATCAATGAGTTCGTTGGGAGTGAAGTGGGTAAGAGTCCCATGGAGTCAAATGAAATGCATCTTGGCACTTTTGATAATTCTGTGTATACTCCAGAATTTGTTGTAGCTGGTGGAACTGATGATAGCTGCATTCAAGAGCTTCTCCATGATGAGAAAACTGCTTTAAATAAGACAGATTTGCACCTGGAAGTTGCAGATATGGAGTTCTCGGATCTGTCATTATCCAGAAATGTAGAGAGCAGAATTGTGCCGCTGGATAGTGATCCCATGGAGGATTCCTCTGGTGCTGTTATTTTGAATAATGATGTAGGAAAGAACACTACATCTGAAGCACCAGAACTGATGCATCTTCATAGAGCACATTTGTCTCCTGACAACAATTTATCCTTGTTACATTCCTGTGATTTTACATCTGTATCTGGTAATAGTGAGCACTCTGTTCCTACAGCTCTGACCCTTGGTAATAATATCTATTTCAGTAGTGCTGACAGTGAGGGACAGCCTGAGGAAAACCATAAGCTAATGGAAGGAAACCAAGGATTGAATGTTGTGACGGTGGCGGAATTTGGTAATATcgacaaaagaaaaggtgaatcTGGCAATGACTTGATCAATGCTGGTGTTCAGAACTGGTTGACTTTACCACTGGCAGCCAACTATGTAAATAATGATGCTGCTGTTAGTATGGATAGGTTTGGTTTGGACCAGATTGTGGATGAACGCACTTCTGTTTGTCAGGATCATGATAGTATGCCAGATATGGACCAGCGTGGGAGTATTGATGCGTTCTTTTGTCAGGGTCACAGCCTTAAGCTATGTGGTAGCAATATGCCACAATCTGACTTGTTGGCACCCAAAGAGAGAAATAAGGATGTTGAGAATGAGAGTGGCATTGTTCTCCCAGGCTCTTCTGTTAGTTCTGCAGATGTTTTAGGTCAATATAGCTATCGCACGAGGGATAAACCTATAGATAACACTAAGAAACCCATTCTCATATCTTCACAATCTGCTGGTGCAACAGGTGGAGGGTTAGCTTCTTCTCAGGTATATGTTGATCTCGATCACACCTATCGCAGTAATACTGAGGATCCTGTGATTGAGTCAAGCACAAAGCCTGATTTGTTACCTTCTTGGATCAAAGCCATTGTTTCAGAAGCTAAAAAAGAACGTCATCCATGCCAATCCACTCTATTTTCTATTAGTTCTCCAGACAAGTTATTAGGACCAAAGGAGGATACCAAGAAGGCAGTGTCGGATTCAGTAGTAATCTCTGCAGTAATATCTCCTCCCAGGATGAATATAACAAGTTCCACAATTCCCAAGGTACCTAGTAAGCAGGTGGCTTTGCCCAGTTCATCCCGAGAGGCCCCTCGCTTAAACCAGAATGCAAGGCACAGAACATGGCATCGTGACAATATGTCATCTTCTAATTCATCTTTGCATGCTTCGCAGCCTTCAGGATTGCCCCCTAAACTACCACTGAAGAAGAATGgcaaaactcaaaactcttaTATCCGCAAGGGTAATGCCCTCATTAGAAATCCAGCTACCGGAAATCATCCTCATTCTTCTTCTAGCCTGGATGCTCAAAATAAGTTGAGTAGGCCCGTTATGCTGAGAAGCTTGAACTTTGTCAGGAAAGTTGATTTAAACGATGCTGTAGCACATTCTAATATTTCAGTTGAAAGACCCAAGACTCCACCTTTGCCACTTCACACCAAATCCATCAGTTGCACTATGAACCTTTCAGAGCCATTGTATCCGACATTGCAGAAGCAGCAGGTTCTTGAAACCGAAAAGGAAGATTCTATTGGGCAGGTTTATTCAGTTGTTGACAACCCAAGCGTTATTAGTGTTCAGAAATCTGAACCCCTGGATGCTAGTAAAGTGGTTTATGTAAGACCAAAGTCAAATCAATTAGTTTCTGCACAGGGGCAACAACTTGGTGACTCAACTAACAGTTCGATGGATAAGGTTCATTCATTGCAGCCATCCATAACATCTGATCTCTActtcaagaaaaggaaaaatcagATTGTTTTGGGTTCCTCCACTTCTGATGTTCCGAGTGCAAAATATATGTCTCAGGCTGAGAATTTAAACTCAGGTGAGAGTAAAGTTCTAATGTTTGCATCCTCCAACAATAATATAACTGTGGCCAAGGACAGACCAAATAAAG CTCTTCAGATAACAAATACGGTGGGAAGTTTCTCTCACGTGTGGACACTTAGTGGACAACATCCACAGAAGAAACCTTTTGTGGGAACTAGTCATATGAAGGCCTTTCCACGTATACTTCCATGGAAAAGAAAAGTATTCTGCCAGAACATCAGACGCAGTTACTCTCCATTGTTGAGTACAAGCTCCTTAGGAATAGTCAG AAAACTACTGCAAACAAGGAAGAGAGGTACGATTTATACTGTCTCTACTGATGGATTCTCTCTACGGAAATCTGGGGTGTTAAGTATAGGTGGATCaagtttgaaatggtcaaggtCCCTTGATAAAGATTCTCAAAAGATCAATGAG GATGCTACGCTTGCAGTTGCTGAagtagaaagaaagaaaagagggaaGAGAAAGCGACAATCTCTCCGTAACAAGGGAAGAAATG ATCAATACTCTGTACCTGTTGCTGCCAATCACTTAAGAAATAACGACAAAGCATCTTCAGATTCAAGGGTGTCATCAACTTGCAACGA ATATGTGCGCGTTAACAAGGGTAACCAACTGGTCAGAAATCCAAAGAAAGTAATCCGCATGCTAGCAAGTGAGAAAGTAAGATGGAGTTTGCACACTGTTAGATCACGCTTGGCGAAGAAACAACAGTACTGCCAATTCTTCACTCGCTTCGGCGAGTGTAAAAAATCTGGGGGCAAGTGTTCCTATATTCATGACCGAGCTAAAGTGGCTATCTGTACTAAATTTCTTAAAGGCTTGTGTTCTAATACTAGTTGCAAACTGACTCACAAG GTCCTTCCAGAAAGAATGCCTGATTGTTCTTACTTTCTGCGAG GACTCTGTACCAACACAGCCTGTCCCTATAGACATGTGAAAGTGAACTCGAATGCACCTGTTTGTGAAGCTTTTTTGAAGGGATACTGTGCTGATGGTGATGAG TGTCGTAAAAAGCACAGCTATGTATGCCCCACCTTTGAGGCTACTGGAGAGTGCCCACAACAATCAAGATGCAAGCTTCATCACCCccaaaaaataatcaaatccAAGAGAAGCAGAGTAGAGACCCTCCACAACAGCTGGGGCCGGTATTTTGACACAAGCATTGACCATGACAGTGAGGAAAGGGTAGTTTCTTCAGAAGAAGAGCGGCAGAAATGGGAACATGTCTCTGGTGGGGACCTTGCTGACTTCATTGACCTTGGTGCGGATAGTGATGGTGCTGTGGATGTGGATGCTTCGGATGACATACAACTTTTGGAATTGGACTCGGGGAATCTCAAGATGCAGGCTGATAATCTTGATGCGCTAATCAAGCCACTTGGGATAATGAGAACAGCAAGAGTTTGA